In one Pseudomonas tensinigenes genomic region, the following are encoded:
- a CDS encoding efflux transporter outer membrane subunit, producing the protein MSRVDRTDAFASRLAPTGRTHSNRWEQACSRRGQWQLITLSALLAVSLTACTVGPDFQKPEAPQIADWTKPAKSAPSQAVSEPLNERWWEVFHDPQLSALTQRAVQSNLDLQMASSRLQQSRAARQVITADRYPSTAATGSYARKRNSSEGLNDPSGHNGDSAFNLWDAGFSASWELDFWGRVRRETEAADANLEVAENDRRGVLLAVLADTAQNYIQLRGVQNTRAVTEQNLDVARHSLKLSQLRLADGVATDLDVAEAAAQVAAIESRLPALEQRQSQLINAISLLMGEPPQALAKELSTDAAVPQSPLQVAIGLPSQLAERRPDIRQAEARLHAATANIGVAKGDFYPRITLSGNLGSQAMQLSDFGSWGSRAFGIGPQFSLPLFDGGRLRGMLQLREAQQQEAAVAYQQTVLRAWHEIDDQLTAYNASQRRRDSLAEAVRQNQIALRTAQQQYVEGVVDFVNVLTVQGALLATQEQWVESSTGVSLAMVGLYKALGGGWESVYPEAKVAVGLPGVVKAPTGIDGSAVADLK; encoded by the coding sequence ATGAGCCGTGTTGATCGAACCGACGCCTTCGCGAGCAGGCTGGCTCCCACAGGGAGAACGCATTCCAACAGGTGGGAGCAAGCCTGCTCGCGAAGAGGCCAGTGGCAGCTAATCACTCTGAGTGCCTTGCTCGCAGTGAGCCTCACCGCCTGCACCGTGGGCCCAGACTTCCAGAAGCCCGAAGCCCCACAAATCGCCGACTGGACCAAACCCGCCAAGTCCGCCCCCAGCCAAGCCGTCAGCGAACCCCTCAACGAACGATGGTGGGAGGTCTTCCACGACCCGCAACTCTCCGCACTCACTCAGCGTGCGGTGCAGAGCAACCTCGACCTGCAAATGGCCAGCAGCCGTCTGCAGCAAAGCCGCGCCGCCCGCCAGGTGATCACCGCTGATCGTTATCCGAGCACCGCCGCCACGGGCAGTTACGCGCGCAAACGCAACAGCAGCGAGGGCCTGAACGACCCGTCCGGACACAACGGCGATTCCGCCTTCAACCTGTGGGACGCCGGTTTCTCCGCCTCATGGGAACTGGATTTCTGGGGCCGCGTACGTCGCGAAACCGAAGCCGCCGATGCAAACCTCGAAGTCGCTGAAAACGACCGTCGCGGGGTGTTATTGGCCGTGCTCGCTGACACGGCGCAAAACTACATTCAGCTGCGCGGTGTACAAAACACCCGCGCCGTTACCGAGCAGAACCTCGATGTCGCCCGCCATAGCCTGAAGCTCTCGCAACTGCGTCTGGCTGACGGTGTGGCGACCGATCTCGACGTCGCCGAAGCCGCTGCGCAAGTCGCGGCCATCGAATCGCGATTGCCGGCGCTGGAGCAACGTCAATCGCAGTTGATCAACGCGATCAGCCTGCTGATGGGCGAACCGCCACAGGCATTGGCCAAAGAGTTATCCACAGACGCCGCCGTGCCGCAGTCGCCGCTGCAAGTTGCCATCGGCTTGCCGTCGCAACTGGCCGAACGCCGCCCGGACATCCGCCAGGCCGAAGCGCGCCTGCACGCTGCCACTGCCAATATCGGCGTGGCCAAGGGCGATTTCTATCCGCGCATCACCCTGTCCGGCAACCTCGGCTCGCAAGCCATGCAACTCAGCGACTTTGGCTCGTGGGGCTCACGCGCGTTCGGCATCGGCCCGCAATTCAGCCTGCCGCTGTTCGACGGCGGACGCCTGCGCGGCATGCTGCAATTGCGTGAAGCCCAGCAGCAGGAAGCAGCCGTCGCCTACCAGCAAACCGTACTGCGCGCATGGCACGAAATCGACGATCAACTGACTGCCTACAACGCCAGCCAGCGCCGCCGCGACAGCCTCGCCGAAGCCGTACGGCAGAACCAGATCGCCCTGCGCACCGCGCAACAGCAATACGTCGAAGGCGTGGTCGATTTCGTCAACGTCCTCACCGTGCAAGGCGCGCTGCTGGCGACGCAGGAGCAGTGGGTGGAAAGCTCCACTGGCGTGTCGCTGGCGATGGTCGGGCTGTACAAGGCCTTGGGCGGCGGTTGGGAGTCGGTGTATCCAGAGGCGAAAGTCGCCGTCGGGTTGCCGGGTGTCGTGAAAGCGCCAACCGGCATCGACGGTTCCGCCGTGGCTGACCTAAAGTGA
- a CDS encoding glycosyltransferase family 39 protein, producing the protein MAVNRVTPMGDTQDPFAAPGSWFGSLRWVRWVKNHWLWPILALAAFVRFYDLTAAAIWGDEGSSLLLARYSLSEIWQHAAFDVHPPLYFMLLHGWVELFGDGILAVRALSALAGIAAVGLGVWLVDRLATRRAAFIAGLLLALLPTAVRYSQEVRMYALLGALLIAASLALVYWIRRPQRQRYLVYYLLLMSAALYTHYFAVLAALCHWLYLIAIRVQRGYRFRHIQRWNWWLANLAIVVLYLPWLPNLLDLMQHMQQLEAGGDVGWEPAVTLSSLPSMIWSWLIQDDGESLPWLIFAALPLAMLGLAVIAVMRDRSVSRGSVLLALYTGLPLLLVYLVSFITPVFIERYLTAYALGLPMLTALAIDRLYSRVRIFALAVLVSLIAVELVGVNNNVTVDTHDQLDTVVKYVNQHFLPGDRIVTSDMLWYLSYVYYDRTGAQVRLFTPPNADGRSTRPNEYGFGTLVTSDVYLNSLAELPGNGRVWLVGSFDGPEEFSPLPATWQVSAEVHAGGLKARLFTPTPPAG; encoded by the coding sequence ATGGCGGTCAACAGAGTCACGCCAATGGGCGACACGCAAGATCCGTTTGCCGCGCCCGGTTCCTGGTTCGGCAGCCTGCGTTGGGTGCGCTGGGTAAAAAATCACTGGCTGTGGCCAATTCTCGCGCTGGCCGCGTTCGTGCGTTTTTATGACCTGACGGCGGCAGCGATCTGGGGTGATGAAGGTTCCAGTCTGCTGCTGGCGCGCTATTCGCTGAGTGAAATCTGGCAGCACGCGGCATTTGATGTGCATCCGCCGCTGTACTTCATGCTGCTGCATGGCTGGGTCGAATTGTTCGGGGACGGCATTCTCGCGGTCCGCGCTCTCAGTGCGCTTGCCGGTATTGCGGCGGTCGGGCTGGGCGTGTGGCTGGTGGATCGCCTGGCCACTCGCCGCGCCGCGTTTATCGCCGGATTGTTGCTCGCACTACTACCGACGGCGGTGCGCTACAGCCAGGAAGTGCGCATGTACGCGCTGCTCGGTGCGCTGCTGATTGCCGCGAGCCTGGCGCTGGTTTACTGGATCCGGCGCCCGCAACGCCAGCGCTACCTGGTGTATTACCTGCTGCTGATGAGCGCCGCGCTCTACACCCACTATTTCGCCGTGCTCGCGGCGCTCTGTCACTGGCTTTATCTGATCGCGATCCGCGTACAGCGCGGTTACCGGTTCCGGCATATCCAGCGCTGGAACTGGTGGCTGGCGAACCTGGCCATTGTCGTGCTGTACCTGCCGTGGCTGCCCAACCTGCTTGATTTGATGCAGCACATGCAGCAGCTCGAGGCCGGTGGCGATGTCGGTTGGGAGCCTGCCGTTACGTTGAGTTCGCTGCCGTCGATGATCTGGTCATGGTTGATTCAGGATGACGGTGAAAGTTTGCCGTGGCTGATTTTCGCGGCGTTGCCGCTGGCGATGTTGGGGCTGGCAGTCATCGCGGTGATGCGCGATCGCAGTGTGTCGCGCGGCAGTGTTCTGCTGGCGCTGTACACCGGGCTGCCGCTATTGCTGGTGTATCTGGTGTCGTTCATTACGCCGGTATTCATCGAACGTTATCTGACGGCTTATGCCCTTGGCTTGCCGATGCTGACGGCGTTGGCCATCGACCGTTTGTACAGCCGCGTGCGGATTTTTGCCTTGGCGGTACTGGTGTCGCTGATCGCGGTGGAACTGGTCGGCGTAAACAACAACGTCACGGTCGACACTCATGATCAACTCGACACGGTCGTGAAGTACGTCAACCAGCATTTCCTTCCCGGTGACCGCATCGTCACCAGCGACATGCTCTGGTATCTGAGCTACGTCTACTACGATCGCACCGGGGCGCAGGTGCGCCTCTTCACGCCACCGAATGCCGATGGCCGATCGACGCGGCCAAATGAGTACGGGTTCGGCACACTGGTGACGAGTGATGTCTATTTGAACAGCCTCGCTGAGTTGCCGGGAAATGGTCGAGTGTGGCTGGTCGGCAGCTTCGACGGCCCGGAAGAGTTCTCACCCTTGCCCGCGACCTGGCAGGTCAGCGCCGAAGTCCACGCCGGCGGACTCAAAGCGCGCTTGTTCACCCCAACCCCTCCCGCAGGCTAA
- a CDS encoding slipin family protein, whose translation MGLQIGFVALLLLVIVLAGSTFRILREYERGVVFQLGRFWQVKGPGLILLIPVVQQMVRVDLRTVVLDVPPQDVITRDNVSVKVNAVLYFRVLDPQKAIIQVEDYLSATSQLAQTTLRAVLGKHELDELLAEREQLNIDIQQVLDAQTDAWGIKVANVEIKHVDLNESMVRAIAKQAEAERERRAKVIHAEGELQASEKLMQAAEMLGRQPGAMQLRYMQTLSSIAGDKSSTIVFPLPIELLKGMADLSGKS comes from the coding sequence ATGGGTCTGCAAATCGGTTTTGTTGCGCTGCTGCTGTTGGTGATTGTTCTCGCCGGCTCGACGTTCCGCATCCTGCGTGAATACGAGCGCGGCGTGGTGTTCCAGCTTGGCCGCTTCTGGCAAGTCAAAGGCCCGGGGCTGATCCTGCTGATCCCGGTGGTCCAGCAAATGGTCCGGGTCGACTTGCGCACCGTGGTTCTCGACGTGCCGCCGCAGGACGTGATCACCCGCGATAACGTCTCGGTCAAGGTCAACGCCGTGCTGTATTTCCGCGTGCTCGATCCGCAGAAGGCGATTATTCAGGTTGAGGATTATCTTTCTGCCACCAGCCAACTGGCGCAAACCACCCTGCGGGCGGTGCTCGGCAAGCACGAACTGGATGAACTGCTGGCCGAGCGCGAACAGTTGAATATCGACATCCAGCAGGTGCTCGACGCGCAGACCGATGCCTGGGGGATCAAGGTCGCCAACGTCGAGATCAAGCATGTTGATCTCAATGAATCGATGGTGCGGGCCATTGCAAAACAGGCTGAAGCCGAGCGCGAGCGACGGGCCAAGGTGATCCACGCCGAGGGCGAGTTGCAGGCCTCGGAAAAACTCATGCAAGCGGCGGAAATGCTCGGCCGCCAGCCCGGGGCGATGCAGTTGCGCTATATGCAGACCTTGAGTTCGATTGCCGGGGACAAGAGTTCGACGATTGTCTTTCCGCTACCGATCGAATTGCTCAAGGGCATGGCGGATTTGTCGGGGAAATCCTGA
- a CDS encoding NfeD family protein: MNSRCCAFALLLLISGSALAADTPLPPMSPAGLWLITLGIVFLIAEAALPNYGVVGLGGIIMFVIGSLILSNAELPVPMMIGLGLISALLLIGLLIRALKTRPRHAVSGDAGLLGSVTAITTVQPGDARNGWVQLQGERWQVLSATPLHTGQSVRVVGRKGLLLQVAATDAAPLGE; encoded by the coding sequence GTGAACAGCCGATGTTGTGCGTTTGCCTTGCTCCTGCTGATCAGCGGTTCAGCCCTGGCTGCCGACACCCCGTTGCCGCCGATGAGTCCGGCCGGTTTGTGGCTGATTACCTTGGGCATCGTCTTCCTGATCGCTGAAGCTGCACTGCCCAATTACGGCGTCGTTGGCCTGGGCGGCATCATCATGTTCGTCATCGGTTCGCTGATTCTGAGCAACGCCGAGTTGCCAGTGCCAATGATGATCGGCCTCGGTCTGATCAGCGCCCTGCTGTTGATCGGACTGCTGATCCGCGCCCTGAAAACCCGCCCGCGCCACGCCGTCAGTGGCGACGCCGGCCTGCTCGGCAGTGTCACCGCGATCACCACGGTGCAACCGGGCGATGCCCGCAATGGTTGGGTGCAACTGCAAGGTGAACGCTGGCAAGTGCTCAGCGCCACGCCGCTGCACACGGGGCAATCGGTGCGCGTGGTGGGTCGCAAGGGATTGTTGCTGCAAGTGGCCGCGACTGACGCGGCACCGCTCGGAGAGTGA
- a CDS encoding aminoacyl-tRNA deacylase, with product MRMARKVQSSLNRAHCEYDIVAHRHSSSSLETARVAGVPAERVAKSIILDDHHGHYLMAVLPASRHLDLSKVRNSGEWQLTRESNLAHIFDDCERGAVPPLGGSYGLDMVIDPLLTRQKDIYLEAGNHNYLLHMSMPEFLKMVPHAEVRELSD from the coding sequence ATGCGTATGGCAAGAAAGGTGCAGAGCAGCCTGAACCGGGCGCACTGCGAATACGACATCGTCGCTCATCGTCACTCGTCCAGCAGCCTGGAAACCGCACGGGTCGCCGGAGTGCCCGCCGAGCGCGTGGCCAAATCGATCATCCTCGACGACCACCACGGGCATTACCTGATGGCCGTGCTGCCGGCCAGCCGTCACCTGGATTTGAGCAAAGTGCGCAACAGCGGCGAATGGCAACTGACCCGCGAAAGCAATCTGGCGCACATCTTCGACGACTGCGAACGCGGCGCGGTACCGCCGCTGGGTGGCTCCTATGGCCTGGACATGGTCATCGACCCATTGTTGACGCGGCAGAAGGATATTTACCTGGAGGCGGGCAACCACAACTATCTGCTGCACATGAGCATGCCCGAGTTTCTGAAAATGGTGCCGCATGCCGAGGTGCGGGAGTTGAGTGATTAG
- a CDS encoding DUF2789 domain-containing protein has product MESPTHNLPSLFKQLGLSDEPVDIDKFIATHSPLKPDLHLADAFFWTKSQAEFLRDEILDDADWAEVVDQLDVLLRKGRSV; this is encoded by the coding sequence ATGGAAAGCCCAACACACAACCTCCCATCACTATTCAAACAACTCGGCCTTTCCGACGAACCGGTCGACATCGACAAATTCATCGCCACCCATTCCCCGCTCAAACCCGACCTGCATTTGGCTGATGCGTTTTTCTGGACGAAGAGCCAAGCGGAGTTTTTGCGTGACGAGATTCTGGATGACGCCGATTGGGCGGAGGTGGTGGATCAGTTGGATGTGTTGTTGCGTAAGGGCAGAAGTGTGTAA
- a CDS encoding Fic family protein, with product MWTMTMPTVGYAHLRDALKLNAFAPKRIAMIKPVTRITLIGECLAVPNGVAPAQGSTLEHILFALKHEGINLCILAQALETVEADELLGELSRSPNGVFIRKACFLWESFTGKQLEYSVPVRGNVVALFDPKRYVTGPAIRNSRWRVDFNGLGSMRYCATVERTTELQALLDLDILGRAQAFMATLPPEMMDRAINWAYLHETRDSFAIEKEEPNEEKSRRFVRLLRQAHERTELSEDYLVELQNSTVSNPFDKAVLFRHEQNHLHNGLRGAAGVSYVPPPPQLCRELMDELMSFANHSAKQVDPLIAAAVVAFGFVFLHPFMDGNGRLSRFLIHQTLCHSGALKNGLLLPVSVAMKHEESGYLEALKEFSKPAREFWNVTWLDADQMAFDFIGHDSIYRFWDGTQCAEFTLQMALRALEVELREETEFLEKYDYVIKEVNGRFDVRGSDLSKLVMMCLDNGDKVSKHRRKQFQFSVPEEVFDFIEQIAGDFDSVG from the coding sequence ATGTGGACGATGACGATGCCAACTGTTGGATATGCCCACCTGCGTGATGCGCTGAAGCTTAATGCATTTGCCCCCAAGCGCATTGCGATGATCAAACCGGTTACCCGGATTACCTTGATCGGTGAGTGTCTAGCGGTTCCAAACGGCGTCGCGCCGGCACAGGGTTCGACACTTGAGCACATCTTGTTTGCTCTGAAGCATGAGGGAATAAACCTGTGCATTCTTGCTCAAGCGCTTGAAACCGTTGAAGCGGACGAGTTGCTAGGTGAGTTGAGCCGATCACCTAACGGGGTATTTATCCGCAAAGCCTGTTTTCTTTGGGAAAGTTTCACGGGCAAACAGCTGGAATATTCCGTACCGGTTCGGGGCAACGTTGTCGCTTTGTTTGATCCCAAGCGTTATGTCACCGGGCCTGCAATTCGAAATAGTCGTTGGCGGGTAGATTTTAACGGGTTGGGGTCAATGCGTTACTGCGCCACAGTCGAGCGTACGACGGAGCTGCAGGCGCTGCTTGATCTGGACATCCTTGGTCGAGCCCAGGCTTTTATGGCGACGTTGCCGCCGGAAATGATGGATCGGGCAATCAATTGGGCCTATCTGCATGAGACCCGCGATTCTTTCGCCATTGAGAAAGAAGAGCCCAACGAAGAAAAGTCGCGCCGTTTTGTTCGGCTTCTCCGCCAAGCCCATGAGCGAACAGAGTTGAGCGAAGACTATTTGGTCGAGTTGCAGAACAGTACGGTTTCCAATCCTTTCGATAAAGCTGTGCTTTTCCGTCATGAACAGAACCATTTACACAACGGCTTGAGAGGCGCAGCTGGCGTCAGCTATGTCCCGCCTCCACCGCAATTGTGCAGGGAGTTGATGGACGAGTTGATGAGTTTTGCCAATCACTCAGCCAAGCAGGTTGATCCGTTGATAGCTGCAGCGGTTGTGGCTTTCGGGTTTGTCTTTCTTCACCCGTTCATGGATGGCAATGGTCGACTTTCACGTTTCCTGATTCACCAGACGCTTTGCCACTCTGGCGCTCTAAAAAATGGTTTGTTGTTACCGGTTTCCGTAGCGATGAAACACGAAGAGTCTGGCTATCTCGAAGCGTTAAAGGAGTTCTCGAAACCAGCAAGAGAGTTCTGGAATGTCACTTGGCTGGACGCTGATCAGATGGCTTTCGATTTTATTGGGCACGACTCAATCTATCGATTCTGGGACGGGACTCAATGTGCAGAATTTACCTTGCAGATGGCCTTGCGAGCATTGGAAGTGGAGCTGCGCGAGGAGACCGAGTTTCTTGAAAAATACGACTACGTCATCAAAGAGGTGAATGGGCGTTTTGACGTACGGGGGAGCGACCTCTCGAAACTGGTAATGATGTGTCTGGACAACGGTGACAAAGTTTCAAAGCATCGACGTAAGCAGTTCCAGTTCAGCGTGCCGGAGGAGGTTTTCGATTTCATTGAGCAGATAGCGGGTGATTTCGATTCGGTAGGCTAA
- a CDS encoding MarR family winged helix-turn-helix transcriptional regulator: protein MNISSAMVVAARHWRKICQTTLVNYGISEACAVPLLMIGRLGEGVRQVQVAQAAGMESPSLVRLLDQLCHSGYVCRTEDAQDRRAKCLSLTDTGRELVQAVEIELVRLRHEVLEGIEQSDLEATLRVLRAFEAASPPLVVNS from the coding sequence ATGAACATCAGCAGTGCCATGGTGGTGGCCGCCAGGCATTGGCGGAAGATCTGCCAGACCACGCTGGTCAACTATGGAATCTCCGAAGCCTGCGCCGTCCCGCTGCTAATGATCGGGCGTCTGGGCGAGGGCGTGCGCCAGGTGCAAGTGGCGCAGGCGGCCGGGATGGAGAGTCCGTCGCTGGTGCGTCTGCTCGATCAGTTGTGCCATTCCGGTTATGTCTGCCGCACCGAAGATGCTCAGGATCGCCGGGCCAAATGCCTGAGCCTGACCGATACCGGGCGTGAACTGGTGCAAGCGGTCGAGATCGAACTGGTGCGCTTGCGTCACGAGGTGCTCGAAGGCATCGAGCAAAGCGATCTGGAAGCTACGCTTCGGGTACTCAGAGCTTTTGAGGCGGCCAGTCCGCCTTTGGTGGTCAATTCTTGA
- a CDS encoding FUSC family protein, with product MNGFFSGIPPARDWFYGVRTFAASMIALYIALLMQMPRPYWAMATVYIVSSPFLGPTSSKALYRAIGTFLGAAAAVFFVPMFVQSPYVLVVVIALWTGILLFLSLQLRTANNYALMLAGYTLPLIALPVVDNPLAVWDVAEARTEEIFLGIAVAAVVGAMFWPRRLAPVFNDAVSKWFADATTYSLKFLSRDVQPEEVTALRMAMVANFNSLELMIGQLPHEGARPQTVRNTKELRGRMIHLLPVIDALEDSLYALERRTPELVEKFAPLLAATREWLGHQDADLDRWQALKDQLEALQPSVEALEDRRQLLFSNSIYRLGEFIDLWQDCRSLQDAILCERQDSWRAVYRHWRLGRLTPFIDRGLMLYSAASTVLAIITASVLWILLGWPDGGSAVILAAVACSFFASMDDPAPQIYRFFFWTGMSVLFASLYLFLILPNLHDFPMLVLAFSIPFICVGTLTVQPRFFLGMLLTLVNTSSFISIQGAYDADFFAFVNSNLAGPLGLLFAFIWTLVARPFGAELAAKRLTRFSWKDIVHMTEPANLAEHRKLGVQLLDRLMQHLPRLALTGQDTGIAMREVRVGLNLLDLLAYTPRVTGAPNALLQQVVSEVGEYFRACLKAGERLPAPAPLLMTLDRTRRALNGHGDDETRLNLLHALSGLRLALLPGVEFVSSADSEEPLPDGAPL from the coding sequence TTGAACGGTTTTTTCTCCGGCATTCCGCCGGCCCGTGACTGGTTCTACGGGGTGCGGACTTTTGCAGCGTCGATGATCGCGCTGTACATCGCCTTGCTCATGCAAATGCCGCGTCCATATTGGGCAATGGCCACGGTGTATATCGTCTCCAGCCCGTTTCTCGGGCCGACCAGTTCCAAGGCGCTGTACCGTGCCATCGGTACCTTTCTCGGTGCGGCAGCGGCGGTTTTTTTCGTGCCGATGTTCGTGCAGAGCCCGTATGTGCTGGTGGTGGTTATCGCGCTGTGGACGGGGATTTTGCTGTTCCTGTCCCTGCAACTGCGCACGGCCAACAACTACGCATTGATGCTCGCCGGTTACACCTTGCCGCTGATTGCCTTGCCGGTGGTGGATAACCCGCTGGCGGTGTGGGACGTGGCGGAAGCGCGGACCGAAGAGATTTTCCTCGGCATCGCCGTGGCTGCGGTGGTCGGCGCGATGTTCTGGCCACGCCGTCTGGCGCCGGTGTTCAACGACGCGGTGAGCAAGTGGTTCGCCGACGCAACGACCTATAGCCTGAAATTCCTCAGCCGCGATGTGCAGCCCGAAGAAGTCACCGCACTGCGCATGGCCATGGTCGCCAACTTCAACAGCCTTGAATTGATGATCGGCCAGTTGCCCCACGAAGGCGCGCGACCGCAAACCGTGCGTAACACCAAAGAATTGCGCGGGCGGATGATTCATCTGTTGCCGGTGATCGATGCGCTGGAAGATTCGCTCTACGCCCTAGAGCGGCGCACACCAGAGCTGGTGGAAAAATTCGCACCGCTGCTCGCCGCGACCCGTGAATGGCTCGGTCACCAAGATGCTGATCTCGACCGCTGGCAAGCGCTGAAAGATCAGCTCGAAGCCCTGCAACCGAGCGTCGAGGCGCTTGAGGATCGCAGGCAATTGCTGTTCTCCAACTCGATTTATCGCCTCGGCGAATTTATCGATTTATGGCAGGACTGCCGCAGTCTGCAGGACGCGATTCTCTGCGAGCGCCAGGACAGCTGGCGCGCGGTCTACCGTCACTGGCGCCTCGGTCGTCTGACGCCGTTCATTGATCGTGGGCTGATGCTCTACTCGGCGGCCTCGACCGTTCTGGCGATCATCACCGCCTCGGTGCTGTGGATTCTGCTCGGCTGGCCGGATGGCGGCAGTGCGGTGATTCTGGCGGCGGTGGCGTGCAGTTTCTTTGCCTCGATGGACGATCCGGCACCGCAGATTTACCGGTTCTTTTTCTGGACCGGCATGTCGGTGCTGTTCGCCAGCCTTTATCTGTTTTTGATTTTGCCCAACCTGCATGACTTCCCGATGCTGGTGCTGGCGTTTTCCATCCCGTTCATCTGCGTCGGCACCCTGACGGTGCAGCCGCGTTTTTTCCTCGGCATGCTGCTGACGCTGGTCAACACCTCGTCGTTCATCAGTATTCAGGGGGCTTACGACGCGGACTTTTTTGCCTTCGTGAACTCCAACCTCGCGGGTCCGTTAGGGCTGTTGTTCGCGTTTATCTGGACGCTGGTCGCACGCCCGTTCGGCGCCGAACTGGCGGCGAAACGCCTGACCCGCTTCAGTTGGAAAGACATCGTCCACATGACCGAACCGGCCAACCTTGCCGAACACCGCAAATTGGGCGTGCAGTTGCTCGATCGACTGATGCAGCACCTGCCGCGTCTTGCCCTGACCGGCCAGGACACCGGCATTGCCATGCGGGAGGTGCGGGTGGGCCTGAACCTGCTCGATTTGCTCGCCTACACCCCACGGGTGACCGGCGCGCCGAACGCGCTGTTGCAGCAAGTGGTCAGTGAAGTCGGCGAGTATTTCCGCGCTTGCCTCAAGGCTGGCGAACGCTTGCCGGCGCCAGCGCCGTTGCTGATGACCCTCGATCGCACTCGTCGCGCACTCAATGGCCACGGCGACGATGAAACCCGTCTGAACCTGTTGCATGCCTTGAGCGGTTTGCGTCTGGCGTTGTTGCCCGGCGTCGAATTCGTCTCCAGTGCCGACTCCGAAGAACCGCTGCCCGATGGAGCGCCCCTATGA
- a CDS encoding DUF1656 domain-containing protein, which yields MIGDLDISGIFLPTLLVLMGITYVLFLLVHAVLTRVHFYRLVWHRALFNVALYAVLLYGVDSLSRYLMT from the coding sequence ATGATCGGTGATCTGGACATCAGCGGCATTTTCCTGCCGACCCTGCTGGTGTTGATGGGCATCACTTATGTGCTGTTTTTGCTGGTGCATGCCGTGCTTACGCGCGTGCACTTTTACCGTCTGGTCTGGCACCGGGCATTGTTCAACGTGGCCCTCTACGCGGTACTGCTGTACGGCGTGGACTCACTCAGTCGATACCTGATGACATGA
- a CDS encoding efflux RND transporter periplasmic adaptor subunit, giving the protein MKKPFLTIGRVVLTLLIVTFAVVLVWRMVMYYMFAPWTRDGHIRADIIQIAPDVSGLIQQVEVKDNQLIKRGQVLFSIDQDRFKLALRQAKAAVADREETLAQAQREAKRNRGLGNLVPAEQLEESQSKVARAQSALAEAMVTVDSAQLNLDRSVIRSPVDGYVNDRAPRPQEFVTAGRPVLSVVDSNSFHIDGYFEETKLAGIHVGQSVDIRVIGDRAKLRGHVESIVAGIEDRDRSSGSNLLPNVNPAFSWVRLAQRIPVRIAFDDVPADFRMIAGRTATVSIIEDSKVDDKKQEPAQ; this is encoded by the coding sequence ATGAAAAAACCGTTTTTGACCATCGGTCGCGTGGTACTGACCCTGCTGATCGTGACTTTTGCCGTTGTCCTCGTCTGGCGCATGGTGATGTATTACATGTTCGCGCCATGGACCCGTGACGGCCATATTCGCGCCGACATTATCCAGATCGCCCCGGACGTGTCCGGTTTGATTCAGCAGGTTGAAGTGAAAGACAACCAGTTGATCAAGCGCGGCCAGGTGCTGTTCAGCATCGACCAGGACCGTTTCAAACTGGCCCTGCGTCAGGCCAAGGCGGCTGTCGCCGATCGCGAAGAAACCCTCGCCCAGGCCCAGCGTGAAGCCAAGCGTAACCGTGGCCTCGGCAACCTCGTACCGGCCGAGCAACTGGAAGAAAGCCAGTCGAAGGTCGCTCGCGCGCAATCGGCACTGGCCGAAGCCATGGTCACCGTGGACAGCGCTCAGCTCAACCTCGATCGCTCGGTGATCCGCAGCCCGGTCGACGGTTACGTCAACGACCGCGCGCCGCGTCCGCAGGAATTCGTCACCGCCGGGCGTCCGGTGTTGTCGGTGGTCGACAGCAATTCGTTTCACATTGACGGTTATTTCGAAGAGACCAAACTCGCCGGCATTCATGTCGGTCAGTCGGTGGACATCCGTGTGATCGGCGACCGCGCCAAACTGCGCGGGCATGTTGAAAGCATCGTCGCCGGTATCGAAGACCGCGACCGCAGCAGCGGCAGCAACTTGCTGCCGAACGTTAACCCGGCATTCAGCTGGGTGCGGCTGGCGCAGCGGATTCCGGTGCGGATTGCCTTTGATGACGTGCCGGCAGATTTCCGCATGATCGCCGGACGCACTGCCACCGTTTCGATCATCGAAGACTCAAAGGTCGACGATAAAAAGCAGGAGCCCGCGCAATGA